agagggtgtttagggagatattaaagatctgctagctctctatctattgccagtgtgtgatttgatcagctgtgaagtccattttagggaggagccctaaggtaaatgattccattgaagaccccttcaagtaggtgacttggttgggaagcgttcgtgatgggttacacatcagagttcaaggtatgaccattgcataaggatatgtgagtgctactactttgtaactagctttgtcttctgaatagtggatatcttagatttggctgccccgtagtggtttttctcttaattgagtttccactttgtcaataaaatatttgtctcttttaaattccacatttaatattttgttgcatactgtttacacacacacacagttaaattagaagtctttgtTTATTTTCAAGCGGCCTTACGGCCATGGAGTAGCAATCCCTTGATAGTAACTCATATCTTTTGTTGTCTCGTTAGGATGAGTTTGGGGGGTTTCTTGAATTGGGCTATGTTTTAGTTTAACATTTAATATGGGCCAGCACTTCTTGGGTCCCAAAAAAAGTAAGCTCTCGACAAATTTCtcatatattctaatattctaatAAGAAAATGCATGTTTATTAACTCCAAGGGGTGGTCTGATGGTAAGGGCATGTGACGGTAGGGCATTTCTCCCTTCTGATTCTAAGTTTGAATCTTGAGGGTTCTAATTCCTCTTGGGACTTACCACCCGGACATAGCCTTCGATTCAAGGCTTCATTCATAAAGTTGCGTTGGGGATGAGATTAGGGATTAGTTTGCGGATCTTGCCTGGCCTCTACACTCAATAATGCTACCACTGTGTGTGGGCTAACCCAAAGTACTGTCCGGCTATAGGTGAACTAGgataccttaaaaaaaaaaaaaaaaaaaaaaacatgcatgttttacTTACAGGTGTGGAGGTTGACTTCATActtagagatatatatatatatatatattgattaacCCAAGTGatacatattaaaaacaaaGCTGACTAGTCCAGCCCAACTAAACTAAACCTATTTTTGGTCAGGCCGTGAGATTTTTgggcttccattttttttttcattcaatttttgGGCTTCCTACGCTTCTAGGAATGTCTACCAGCGTCTCAATACTCATCAGTCTACAAGCGTAGGAAGCCCAAAAATTGAGACGCTGGTAGACATTCCCAGCGTCTCTATGAATTCTATAGTTTACTACAATTCTAAAAATAACACAGAAGTTGTAGCCAACCATGGATTTTTCTCTCCTCACAGAGCCCTTGGCGTCCAAATCGTACGAAAAGATCGCTGATATCTGCGACAACCTCTTGCTTCAGGcaattcttcttcttgagttcttgtacTTGTCCTTGCTTTGggtattcttcttcttcttcttcttagataAACACTGAAGCCCTTATTTAGTTGCTGAACAGGCTGCGGCAGAGGGCGTTGCTTATCAGGACCAATGGCCCTACGCCATTCATCTTCTGGGCCATATTTACGCTGATGATATGtaagttcttttcttttatttcttttttcctctttttagtATTTGGAGCCTTAGATTGCTGAAACCGTGAGCTCCAAAACCCTACTATTTGGTTTTTGTGTGTACGGTTTGCGGTTGTGCATTTTTGGGCTTTTGCGTTAATGTCTTTGGCAATACATGGGAGTTTCaagggttttatttatttatttactttttgagGCTTTTCGAGCCAATCCCATTTGCTATTAAATTTTACGGTTCTGGTATTATTTCCTTTTTCCTAATTGAGGTTTTCGAGTAAACCCTGTTTTGCAAcaatgggttttggttttttttgttcttctatgAGTCGGGGTCTTAGTTGTACTCAGGATTTCATCTGTGGGGTCGTATATTGCAGAAACAGTGCGCGGTTTCTCTGGAAATCAATACCTTCTGCAATTAAGGAGAGCCAACCCGAATTGGTTGCGGCCTGGAAAATTGGTCAGAAGCTATGGACACGGGACTACGGGGCTGTGTATGAGGCTATTCATGGTTTTGATTGGAGTCAAGAAATTCAAGGTCTTGTTGCTGCATTCTCAGGCAAGtattttaaattacattttacACAATAGCGCTGTTAGTATCTACATATATGTAGGCTACTATTTTAAATTGTATCTTGCACAATGGCACTGATTAGCATCTAtacatttatttgttttttataattttttttaggggggaaaatacactttaccccccaGAGTTGGACCCTTTGTTCGATCTTGCCTCCTTGTTTAAAATGTGGCAAACGACTCCCCCGAAGTTTCAACTGTTGGCAAGTTTGCCCATCCGTTAGTCTTTTCCGCCTTCCCTAACTGAAAATGACCCACATGCGTTGAATGTGAGTTTTTAGGGGATGAAGTCTCAGTACTTAGGATGGTGATAGTGAGGGTTAAGTGTCAGCTGGAGCATGGAGATAGTATGGAGATCAACACCTCAGTACTTCAAAATGCATCAAAGAGTTATTAGACAGCTCTGGTGCCAATAGTGATGCAAATGACAAGTTTGAAGTAATAGAACTTAAATGAAATATCAGCATAATAGTATGGTTGGACTCAATAATGATAGAGAGCATTTAAGGTATCAACTGGAGAAAAAGTTTGGAAATGCTGAATATTCAGGAAGAGGGTTTCAAGTGTCAACTAGAGAAATATTATAAGAGATCAAAACTTTTAAGACCTCAACTTGATTTTTAAAGTCATATCAAATTTTAGGTGGGAGATGGCACTAAGATTAGATTTTAGCATGACCTATGATATGGGGATCAAGCCCTAAGGGAAGCTTTTCCCGATATATATGGTATTGCTCGTGTTAAGGATGGTTTTGTAATAGATCATTTGGTTGTTTTATTAGAgtggctcatgattgggaggtggaagtcattgcttcgttttttaatttattgtactCCCTTGGATTGAGACGGGGAGGTGAAGACAAGCTCTGCAAGGCCCCTCCCAAGAGAGGGTTGTTTGACGTTAGATCTTTCTACAATGTCCTTGTTCCTCATGATGGCACTCACTTCTCTTGGAAGAGTTTTTGGCGCAGTAAGGCTCCCTTGAGATCGGCCTTTTGTGCTTGGTCGGCCTCCATGGGGAAGACTCTCACTGTGGATAACCTAAGGAAGCAGCATATCATTGTGGTCAATTAACCCTTTATGTGTAAGAGGAGTGGGGAGTCTGTAAgtcatcttcttctttattgtgaGGTTGTTGGTGCCTTATGGAGTGCTATTTTCAATCGAGTAGTGCTGACTTGGGTTATGCCATACGAGTAGTGGACTTGTTTACGTGTTGGAGAGGGGTATTTGGCAAACCTCAAAGTGTAgcagtgtggaagatggtgccgtcTTGCCTTTCGTGGTGTATTTGgcgggaaagaaatgatagatgTTTTGAGGACCATGAGAGTACGTTGGCAGAACTTAAGTCTTTCTTTTCCAATATTGTCCTCTAGAAAGGAAGGCTGTAGAAAAGATAGAAGTGTATGTGGGGGAATTTGTTGTTGTCCACTCTTTCAGAAGTGTTGTTGATGACTTTTCTTTGGCCTTCACGGGAGTCTACGGACCTAATAATGATAGTATCAGAAGGTCTCTATGGGAGGAGTTGGCTGGCCTTATATCTTAGTGGGAGTTAGCCTGTGCATCGGGGAAGATTTCAATGTCACTCTTTTTCCTAATGAAAGATCGGGAGAAGCTCGTTTTAGCACTACTATGATTGAGTTTTCGGACTTTATTTCAGATCAGGGTTTCATGGATCTTCCCCTTGCTGGGCGGATGTTTGCGTGGTCTAATAATTGGGATCTTCCCTCTTGGTGTCGTATTGATAGGTTTCTTGTTTCTCCGGAATGGGAAATCTagtatccttttcttttccaaaaaaagCTTCATAGATTGTGCTTTGATCACTTCCTTATCTCCTTGACTGTGGTGGTAATCAAGGGGGTTCaagaccgttcaagtttgagaatatgtggttatAGGCtgatgggtttgtggatagggtgaggCTTTGGTGGTCCTCTTATCGCTTTCAAGGCTCTCTTAGCTTCATCTttactcaaaagcttaaggctttaAAGGTTGACCTTAAGAGGTGGAACGAGCAGGAGTTTGGTCATGTGGAGTTTCTTAAAAAAGCTCCCTTGGAAGAATTGAGTGCTCTTGATAGATTGGAGGAAGAGCGCGGGTTAGCTTCCGAAGAGAAGGTGAGGAAATGTTTGGTCATTAGAGATCTGGAAAATACTATTCTTCAGGaggagattagttggagacaaaagtcgggttctttggcttaaagagggaGACAAATGTGCAAAAGTTTTGCTTCGGGTAGCCTAATTGAATAGGAGGTTCAACTCCATAGTCTCTTTGTAAACTGCTTAGTTTCATCCAATCAACCGGTTATTAGGGATTATGCTACTCAGTTTTAGGAGACTTTATTTGCAGAATCATACAATTGGCAGCATAGGCTGGATGACCTTGCTTTTGACTCTTTGGATGCTGCAGAGGCCTCTTCATTAGAACTTCCTTTTCAGGAGTGGGAGGTTTTAGAGGTTGTTAAAAGCATGAACAAAGATATAAGGCTTCGGGTCCTGATGGTTTCTCCATCGCATTCTTCCAAGACTGCTGGAATGTGATCAAGACTGATATCATAGGGGTTTTCTGTGACTTTTACGCTCATATTAAGTTTGTCAAAAGCTTGAATGCCACCTTCATTGCTCTAATCCCGAAGAAGTTTGGAGCgatggatcttaaagattttcagCCTATTAGTCTTTTGAGTGGAGTTcacaagatcattgctaaagttcttgcGAATTGATTGAaaagggttgtggagaaggttGTCTCAAAACCTTagaatgcttttgtgaaaggtaggcaaatccttGATTCAGTTTTTATAGcaaatgagtgtttggatagtcaTATCAAATCCGGTGAACCAGGGGTGCTCtgcaagctggatattgagaaggcttatgatcatgtcagCTGGgacttcttattgtatatgttaagaagatgtggttttggggagaaatggtgtTTTTGGATAGCGCATTGCATTTCGTCAGTGAGCTTCTccgttttggtgaatggcactcCTTCTGGTTTCTTTACCAGTTTTCGTGGGCTGAGGCAGGGAGACCCTCTGTCTCCTCTTctgtttgttattgttatggAGGCTCTAAGTAAAATGCTCACTGCTAATGTTCACAGAGGTCTTCTATCAGGCTTCTCTGTGGGATCTAGACGCTCTGAGGTAGTAAATATTTCACACCTGTAGTTCACGAACGAtactttggttttttgtggggCTAATCCTGCCCTTCTTCGCTATCTGCGTGTGTTATTCTTGTGCTTAGAAGCTGTCTCaggtttaaaggttaatttggctaagtctaTTTTGGTTCCAGTGGGTTGTGTGGATAATGTGGATGGGCTGGCTAACATCTTGGGTTGTGGGGTTTCCTCTTTACCTTTAAAGTACCTTGTTATTCCATTGGCAGCCTGTTATaaggccaagtctatttgggatggtgGTGTTGAAAGGATTGAGAGGCagttggctagctggaagcggatGTATTTGTTTAAGGGTCCCTTATAAAGAGCACTATTTCCAATCTTCCAACGTACTTCTTGTCTCTTTTTCCCATTCCTGCTAGTGTGGCAAATCGTATGGATAAGCTCCATCGAGATTTTTGATGGGGAGGATTAGGTGAAGatttcaaatatcacctggttAGTTAGTTAAAAGTTTGCCTATTTCTAAAGGAGGCTTGGGTATTCGGAATTTGAGGATCTTTAGTAGGGCCctattagggaagtggttgtggcatTATgtacatgagagagaggcttggtggaaactTATTGTGGATGCTAAATATGGTAGTGCGTGGGGTGGGTGCTATTGTTTTGatcccccttggtctcatgGGGTGAGGCTATGGAAGAATACACGGAGTGGGTGGAGTTTGTTTTGTATCCATACTAGATTTGACCTAGGAGATGGGTTTAGGATCAGATTTttggatgatgtgtggtgtggaaAGAACGAAATGATAGAAACTTCGAGGACCAAGAAAGCATGATTAAGGAGCTCAAAACCTTTTTCTTCTATTCTCTTTTCTCTTGGACTGCTGCACTCCTAGCTCTCTTGAATTTCCAATGATTATTATAACCATAAACttgattctctctcctctcacctCTCTTCTCCTTATAAtaacaaaatgaaagaaaaaaaatgaagtaaaagtaaaaaactaatattttaatggtttagggaaaaattaaaggaaactaTTGTGGATTGTTTTTagatagggaagcaaaaaatagttttgttccctaaatttagggaaaatggttgggtgtCTGCTGTTAGTGATCTTAGTGATTAGCTTtgatgatttccttgttctattttcttctccttcataggcacttctcttgtatactccttaTGTATTTGGCTacgctttgcgttttttaatgatattacttataaaaaaaaaaaaaaaacttttgtccTCTGGACCAATGACTTTCCTAATTTACTTGGTTTTCTTGACTTTCTTGATCTTTTTCCTATTTCTAACtaggtttttttcttgtatgcttcctgtgtacttgggttgcacattttgcgctttttaatgatatttcaattacttattaaaaaagaaaaagaaaaaaaaaagttagaagatCTAATAATCACTTTTGTTTATAATGAATCATGCAGCTtttttgaaacctcataattaattgttttgttactctattattttaaatttattgttgaaACAAGACCTGCAGCCCAGAAAAGATTGGCTTATGATAAATTCAAAAGGGAAGAACTTGATGCATTATCTGATTGAATTTACTGCTTTATTTGTAAATCAATAATCTGCACAATGCACAGGCATAATCCAGTTTATTTAGTTTATCCAGCAATTGAGGTgcctttttttccccttaaattATTGCAGCCGTAGAGTAGAGGTACAGAAATGTTCTGCAACTTGTAATATTTACTGATCCTGCTGCTAAAATTGTATTCTCTTGCATATGTATGTATCTGGTTTGATGCCTCGCTGACCTATCCACACTGATGTAAAGGGAACGAGGTTTGTTTTCCCAGTATAAGTTCCTgtaatgatgacaaataggaaagTACAAAATCCACTACGTCTTAATTATAAAGTTCTTTGATAATTTTGAATTCAatattgtcaataaaatgttGACAAAACACTCAAATAACTGTTTTTGGCCACTTTAGTGTATTGTTTTCTATCATATTGAATGACTGACCTTTGTAGCTTTGTGGTTAAGTGGGCAAATGGTGATCTCTTGGTCAatggtttgtttgtttttttttttttttttttttataggtaaagaaagaaatatattaaaaaagcagaagacgcccctaagcatacagaaagtatacaaagaaaaccaaacacAAGCAAGCAAATAGTTTGTTGTTTGCCATCTAACAATTTCTGTTATTGGGAGAATTAAACTAAATTTCCATCAATCTATTTCCATTTTCGAAGCACTGCCTGATAATCTGGAATTACAAATCTTCTTTATTGTTGACATGAAATCTTGGAGCTCGTCTATACGGAGGACGAGGGTCAGACCCTCGTCCGACcctcgtcctacgtggcacaaattttttatttttttattctttgattaaaaaaaaaaaaaaaactcatgaaaACGTGGGACGAGAGACTTTCAGACAAATTTTGTCCAAAATTTCCCCCCATTTTccaaatctccccctctccacCGTCCAACGGACCAATCGCCTCCCACCGACCCAGCGCCTCCCACCTAGACGACCGGCCCACCAACCGACACCATCCCTCTCccagctctctctttctctctcggaCCCAGCAGAACGGACCGATCGCCGCCCACCGACCGAGCGCCTCCCACCTAGACGACCGGCCCACCGACCGACACCATCCCTCTCccagcctctctctctctcggatcCAGCAGACCGACGGCCCACGAGCACCGCGGATCTTCGTCCAGATCCGACGAGAAGCTGCGCCAGAGCCGACGATGAGCACCGCCGATCTCCGGTTAGTCTCCCTCTCTCCGCAGATCTCTGACAGTCAGCTTGGTCGGCGTGTTTGTGGCGGCAGCGGTCGGAGGTGGGTGGGGAGGGGGACGGTGGAGATGGAGGGATAAGGCTTGggggattttgaaattttgaggaAGATGTGTTTTCAGCTTTCTGAAATGGGGGAAACGTGAAAAGTTTtcacccgtttttttttttatttttttattttttttattttttataatcaaagaataaaaaaaataaaaaatttgtgccACGGAGGATGAGGGTCTGACCCTCGTCCTCCGTATAGACGAGCTCGAAATCTTGAGATCCGCACTTGAATCAAGATAATTGTTTATAGCAAAAGTTAAGTTTGTAATTTCCAAATATTTAAGTGGTTCTTTGAAATAAATGAGAATGAGTTggtcatataattttttttccattttctttcaaataatgTTTAGCTTATAgtgtaaaattgtttttttttttttttttttttggagaagtttgTTGACGTTTTTGTACAATTAGTTCTGCATCTGATCATGCAATGGGTAAAAGATGGGCATGAACTAAAATTAGGAGGCATTCATGTCAATTTcaacattcatttttttaaaataatttttccttcaattttgtTGGGTGTGGTCGTGGTTTCTGATTGATCTATGAAATAGATAGTCTGCAAGTCTCTTCACTGTAAAAAATGTTAAAGCTGATTGGCACCAGGACTGATGACACTTGGGATCACCAACAAAGTATTAATCTTCTTCTGAACCTTGGGCAGAGCTTTACACAAAGAGGATGTTCCAGCTGCTGCTTTCTGCTTATTCTACAATAAGCATCCAAGATACTGCTCTCTTTCTGGGAATGAATGAGGATGATGCCACTAATTGTAAGTTTCTGATTATATTTGTTTGACTCAAAACAGATATAGCTTCCTTCTTAAGTCGGTGTAGAAATCTCTTTCCTTTGGTCCAATCCTTTCTGATTTAAGCATGTCAGCTTCCAGATTGTAATCTTATTGGTTTTGCTTcacaatttgaaaatacaaagaTAAATAACTACGCAAAAGACACATGAAAGAAGATGGAAACTAGCGTTAATTGTTCATGGAATGAATGCTTAATTGTAGAGttgtttttgttgggtttttgatTGGTAATGGGGTTTTTGGTTGTCATAAGCAGATGTACTACGGCGAGGTTGGGTTGTGGACCCTGCTTCTCGAATGCTTACGGTGAAGAAGCAGACTATTGTGACGGAGCAGAAACTGGATGCCACCAAATTGCAGCGATTGACAGAATATGTCTTCCACCTTGAGCATTAATCCAGTTTGGTTACCATTGCTGCATACTTGAAACTGGTATTTGTTTGCCCCCGGGGCCAAAAACGAGACATAATTAACAGACAGAACAATATGATATGTCTTGGGGAAAAATATTGGAGGCGAGTGACATGGTTCATTGGATTTTCAATCAGATAAATAGTGGTAGATTTTTACGTTATGTATGTTATCACTCTAAAAGGATTAGTTAAAGTTGCAATtgtagtgtgtttttttttttcaagagccTAGTCTTACCTAATAAAGAGAATCAATGTAGAACTTAGCTCTTCTAGTTCTTTCATAATCTATCCTCTTCATGTGGGCAATTTGTCTTTAAAATGTGAGAACTAACTTTTTAGGGGTTCACAATCTTCTCCACTCATCCTCAACGTTCACGTTATACTTTAATATCATTTGAAACGACTTAAAGAAAGAGCTAGCTAGATATGCTTTCTTCATT
The sequence above is drawn from the Alnus glutinosa chromosome 11, dhAlnGlut1.1, whole genome shotgun sequence genome and encodes:
- the LOC133882848 gene encoding COP9 signalosome complex subunit 8 gives rise to the protein MDFSLLTEPLASKSYEKIADICDNLLLQAAAEGVAYQDQWPYAIHLLGHIYADDINSARFLWKSIPSAIKESQPELVAAWKIGQKLWTRDYGAVYEAIHGFDWSQEIQGLVAAFSELYTKRMFQLLLSAYSTISIQDTALFLGMNEDDATNYVLRRGWVVDPASRMLTVKKQTIVTEQKLDATKLQRLTEYVFHLEH